From Pseudomonadota bacterium, a single genomic window includes:
- a CDS encoding sigma 54-interacting transcriptional regulator codes for MAEKSTSFADYAEPTKIAYVGGKPTELHLRRCKLVYRGPNGIVREKAFEQSSVSLGAIDENDFVINEDTVSRRHCTVIQEPDGYILIDQGSTNGTFINGVRVREAFLRPGCTVQLGKAELQFFFADEKVPIVPSDKDHLGRLVGRSLKMRQIYGIIEKIARTGTTVVLEGETGTGKEVVAQTIHQLSERASGPMMVLDCGAVPANLIESELFGHEKGSFTGAIMTRQGLFELASGGTLFLDELGELSLDLQPKLLRALEQREVRRVGSGKALKVDVRVIAATNRNLEQEVKAGRFREDLFYRLSVVRMLLPPLRERRDDIPLLIDHMLKQLGANRRHDGSLRADHVDRDALDLLLEHEWPGNVRELFNVLERAVSFAEGGVVRVQDLPDSVRHPDAPHSAEARGADGTFKDAKERWVSGFERDYILSLLKKSNGNISHAAREADIDRKYFRKLMRKYDIDAGDASDE; via the coding sequence ATGGCCGAGAAGAGCACGAGCTTCGCCGACTACGCCGAACCGACCAAGATCGCCTACGTCGGTGGCAAGCCGACCGAGCTGCACCTGCGCCGCTGCAAGCTGGTCTATCGCGGCCCGAACGGGATCGTGCGCGAGAAGGCCTTCGAGCAGTCCAGCGTCAGTCTGGGCGCGATCGACGAGAACGACTTCGTGATCAACGAGGACACCGTCTCACGCCGTCACTGCACCGTGATTCAGGAGCCGGACGGCTACATCCTGATCGACCAGGGGTCGACCAACGGCACCTTCATCAACGGCGTCCGCGTCCGCGAGGCCTTCCTCCGTCCCGGCTGCACCGTGCAGCTGGGCAAGGCGGAGCTGCAGTTCTTCTTCGCCGACGAGAAGGTGCCCATCGTCCCCAGCGACAAGGATCACCTCGGCCGGCTGGTCGGGCGCAGCCTGAAGATGCGGCAGATCTACGGCATCATCGAGAAGATCGCGCGCACCGGCACCACGGTCGTGCTGGAGGGGGAGACCGGCACCGGCAAGGAGGTCGTGGCGCAGACGATCCATCAGCTGAGCGAGCGGGCCAGCGGCCCGATGATGGTGCTCGACTGCGGCGCCGTGCCCGCCAACCTGATCGAGAGCGAGCTCTTCGGCCACGAGAAGGGGTCGTTCACCGGCGCGATCATGACGCGCCAGGGGCTCTTCGAGCTCGCCAGCGGCGGCACGCTCTTCCTCGATGAGCTCGGCGAGCTCTCGCTCGACCTGCAACCGAAGCTGCTCCGTGCGCTCGAGCAGCGCGAGGTGCGGCGCGTCGGCTCCGGCAAGGCGCTCAAGGTCGACGTGCGCGTGATCGCCGCGACCAACCGCAACCTCGAGCAGGAGGTCAAGGCCGGTCGCTTCCGCGAGGATCTCTTCTATCGGCTCTCGGTCGTGCGCATGCTGCTGCCCCCGCTGCGCGAGCGGCGCGACGATATTCCGCTGCTGATCGACCACATGCTCAAGCAGCTCGGCGCCAACCGCCGGCACGATGGCTCGCTGCGCGCCGACCACGTCGACCGCGACGCGCTCGATCTCTTGCTCGAGCACGAGTGGCCCGGCAATGTCCGCGAGCTCTTCAACGTCCTCGAGCGCGCCGTATCCTTCGCCGAGGGCGGCGTCGTCCGCGTGCAGGATCTGCCCGACTCCGTGCGCCATCCCGACGCGCCGCATTCCGCCGAAGCGCGCGGCGCCGACGGAACCTTCAAGGATGCCAAGGAGCGCTGGGTCTCGGGCTTCGAGCGCGACTACATCCTCAGCCTGCTGAAGAAGAGCAACGGCAACATCTCCCATGCCGCGCGTGAGGCCGACATCGATCGCAAGTACTTCCGCAAGCTGATGCGCAAGTACGACATCGACGCCGGCGACGCGTCAGACGAGTAG
- a CDS encoding protein kinase — protein MQETFGKYKLIERLASGGMAEVFVATVHGEAGFSKPVVIKRLHPRLGEDSEFARMLIDEARITAQLTHSNICQVLDLGQVDGSYFIAMEYVAGEDLRAVLEAHRRQQSFMPVEAAVHVVSELLAGLDYAHRKEDMEGHSLGVVHRDISPQNVLISYEGEVKVIDFGIAKARQRMVETQVGVIKGKFRYMSPEQASGQPLDSRTDIFAAGVVLYELLRGEPHSLTLPDTEVIRRMQEAEFEPIRRSAAEVPDALLQIVSSAMHRKPRKRFQTAADFRRELLVFLAERGDVEATGRRRGGTLFGRSELAALMRSVFPEERRVQRTRLGGGAGVLRPELLVGAAAASGRGLASAPKVPGPEAPLVEAAAAPAAAPARRIDEATGAVRAASSPVVSAGGSPPPATAAPLASSARAPAASTASGWPSAGSDRIGTVPLVLAGEQVVRRLPTGEMTISPLPGSGPPASGNAVLAPAEREAMSAGRAAPMRVLTYGGGGEEVSVTDATAAVVLPPRAVRPATRPADRPSAPFDAPFDAPFDAPFDAPFDAPSQRELEAANPRAGVFSRQDPRRGLTTFDAHASEQRRSRWPAPAVERSAAPSRSGQHQASSRGASWLGGFSLLVFLAAVLGTAGFFGYRMLVLDEAAYRRRAPAGVADAAAAAPAAEDLPADLPSTARPRAVRGVGRLRVQSRPAGAAIALCERDTGQRTPATLALEAGRSCTLRLDHEDFLPFELPVRVAAGRQIAVQAVLRRRSAESVAASREAVLVVTSVQLGTVYVDDRAVGQTPRLELRLPAGRYSVQIHYPALGIKTSQRRVTLPARARVKLHFDPTP, from the coding sequence GTGCAGGAGACCTTTGGCAAGTACAAGCTGATCGAGCGGCTGGCCTCCGGTGGCATGGCCGAGGTCTTTGTTGCGACCGTCCACGGCGAGGCTGGCTTCAGCAAGCCGGTGGTGATCAAGCGCCTGCATCCGCGACTCGGCGAGGATAGCGAGTTCGCGCGGATGCTGATCGACGAGGCGCGGATCACCGCCCAGCTCACGCACTCGAACATCTGCCAGGTGCTGGACCTCGGCCAGGTCGACGGCTCGTACTTCATCGCGATGGAATACGTGGCCGGTGAGGACCTGCGCGCGGTGCTCGAGGCCCACCGCCGGCAGCAGAGCTTCATGCCCGTCGAGGCGGCGGTCCATGTCGTCAGTGAGCTGCTCGCCGGGTTGGACTATGCCCACCGCAAGGAGGACATGGAGGGGCATTCGCTCGGCGTCGTGCATCGGGACATCAGCCCGCAGAACGTGCTGATCAGCTATGAGGGCGAGGTCAAGGTCATCGACTTCGGCATCGCCAAGGCCCGCCAGCGCATGGTCGAGACGCAGGTCGGCGTGATCAAGGGCAAGTTCCGCTATATGTCGCCCGAGCAGGCCTCTGGACAGCCGCTCGACTCGCGCACGGATATCTTCGCCGCCGGCGTCGTGCTTTATGAGCTGCTCCGCGGTGAGCCGCACTCGCTGACCCTTCCCGACACCGAGGTGATTCGGCGGATGCAGGAGGCCGAGTTCGAGCCGATCCGACGCAGCGCCGCCGAGGTGCCGGACGCGCTGCTGCAGATTGTCTCGAGCGCGATGCATCGCAAGCCGCGCAAGCGCTTTCAGACCGCTGCCGACTTCAGGCGCGAGCTGCTCGTTTTTCTGGCCGAGCGCGGCGACGTCGAGGCGACCGGACGCCGACGCGGTGGGACGCTCTTCGGGCGCAGTGAGCTGGCGGCGCTGATGCGCAGCGTCTTCCCCGAGGAGCGGCGCGTGCAGCGCACGCGTCTGGGGGGCGGCGCCGGCGTCCTGAGGCCGGAGCTGCTCGTCGGCGCGGCGGCGGCCTCCGGTCGGGGGCTGGCGAGCGCGCCCAAGGTACCAGGGCCCGAGGCACCGCTGGTCGAGGCTGCGGCGGCCCCCGCGGCGGCGCCGGCGCGGCGCATCGACGAGGCCACCGGTGCGGTGCGCGCGGCCTCGAGCCCGGTGGTCAGCGCGGGCGGGAGCCCACCGCCGGCGACGGCGGCGCCCCTGGCGTCCAGCGCCCGAGCGCCGGCCGCGTCGACGGCGAGCGGCTGGCCGAGCGCAGGGTCGGATCGGATCGGCACGGTTCCCCTGGTGCTGGCTGGCGAGCAGGTCGTGCGGCGTCTACCGACGGGGGAGATGACGATCTCCCCCTTGCCCGGGAGCGGCCCTCCGGCGTCCGGGAACGCCGTCCTGGCGCCGGCCGAACGCGAGGCGATGAGCGCGGGCCGCGCCGCGCCGATGCGCGTGCTGACGTACGGTGGTGGGGGCGAGGAGGTGTCGGTAACAGACGCGACGGCCGCCGTGGTCTTGCCGCCACGGGCGGTGCGGCCAGCCACGCGGCCGGCCGATCGCCCGAGCGCACCCTTCGATGCGCCCTTCGATGCGCCCTTCGATGCGCCCTTCGATGCGCCCTTCGATGCGCCCTCCCAGCGCGAGCTGGAGGCGGCGAATCCGCGCGCTGGGGTCTTCTCGCGCCAGGATCCGCGGCGCGGGTTAACGACCTTCGATGCTCACGCCTCCGAGCAGCGGCGCAGCCGTTGGCCCGCCCCGGCGGTGGAGCGCAGCGCGGCGCCATCGCGAAGCGGTCAGCACCAGGCGTCCTCGCGCGGCGCCAGTTGGCTTGGCGGGTTCAGCCTGCTGGTCTTCCTCGCGGCGGTGCTGGGGACGGCCGGTTTTTTCGGCTACCGCATGCTCGTGCTCGACGAGGCTGCCTATCGCCGCCGCGCGCCGGCGGGCGTCGCCGACGCCGCGGCCGCCGCGCCCGCCGCGGAGGACCTGCCGGCCGACCTGCCGTCGACGGCCAGGCCGCGTGCCGTGCGCGGGGTCGGACGCCTGCGCGTGCAGAGCCGTCCGGCGGGCGCGGCGATCGCGCTTTGCGAGCGCGACACGGGTCAGCGGACGCCCGCGACCTTGGCGCTCGAGGCCGGGCGTAGCTGCACGCTGCGGCTCGATCATGAGGACTTCTTGCCCTTCGAGCTGCCCGTTCGCGTCGCGGCTGGCCGCCAGATCGCCGTGCAGGCGGTGCTGCGCCGCCGCTCAGCCGAGAGCGTCGCCGCCTCACGCGAGGCGGTGTTGGTCGTCACCAGCGTGCAGCTCGGTACGGTCTACGTCGACGATCGCGCCGTCGGACAGACGCCGCGCCTCGAGCTGAGGCTGCCGGCCGGACGCTACAGCGTGCAGATTCACTATCCGGCGCTCGGCATCAAGACGTCGCAACGACGCGTCACGCTGCCCGCGCGGGCGCGGGTCAAGCTGCACTTCGATCCGACGCCCTAG
- a CDS encoding RluA family pseudouridine synthase produces METIEIRFVVAPQYAGWRLDHFLKAQVPRLSRARIQRMIAAQAAGVGPSPGEATGRWRAAARVQAGQEIRLLRPAPIEPPVPRTFEVLHEDEALLAIAKPAGLPMHATALYHRNTLTALLREHFGAEATPRLVHRLDRETSGIVLLARTRSAEIALKGQLARRRMHKAYLAIVHGDPGPSGVVELPIGADTVAGIRVKRAVVAAGLASCTRFRRLARRGPFSLVEAMPETGRQHQIRVHLAAIGAPVVGDKLYGLDPRCHLEYLETGWTASLAERLLLPRQALHAASICFTHPADGEVRQLRCPLPADLVQFWRGLPFDVVADVAALQHLLIEEAL; encoded by the coding sequence GTGGAGACGATCGAGATCCGTTTCGTCGTGGCGCCGCAATACGCGGGCTGGCGCCTCGATCATTTCCTCAAGGCGCAGGTCCCCAGGCTCTCGCGCGCGCGAATCCAACGCATGATCGCGGCGCAGGCTGCGGGCGTCGGGCCGAGCCCCGGGGAGGCCACGGGACGCTGGCGTGCCGCGGCGCGCGTCCAGGCCGGTCAAGAGATCCGGCTGCTGCGGCCCGCACCGATCGAGCCGCCGGTGCCGCGTACCTTTGAGGTGCTGCACGAGGACGAGGCGCTGCTCGCCATCGCCAAGCCCGCCGGGCTGCCGATGCACGCGACGGCGCTCTACCACCGCAACACGCTGACGGCCCTGCTGCGCGAGCACTTCGGCGCTGAGGCGACGCCGCGGCTGGTCCATCGCCTCGATCGCGAGACCTCGGGGATCGTGCTCCTGGCGCGGACGCGCTCTGCTGAGATCGCCCTCAAAGGGCAGCTGGCGCGCCGACGGATGCATAAGGCCTACCTGGCGATCGTTCACGGCGACCCGGGGCCGAGCGGGGTCGTCGAGCTGCCGATCGGCGCCGACACGGTCGCGGGGATCCGCGTCAAGCGCGCCGTTGTCGCCGCGGGCCTGGCCTCCTGCACGCGCTTTCGCCGGCTGGCTCGTCGGGGTCCCTTCAGCCTGGTGGAGGCCATGCCGGAGACGGGCCGCCAGCATCAGATCCGCGTGCATCTGGCAGCGATCGGCGCGCCGGTCGTCGGCGACAAGCTCTACGGCCTCGATCCGCGCTGCCACCTGGAGTACCTCGAGACCGGGTGGACCGCGTCGCTCGCCGAGCGCCTGCTCCTGCCGCGCCAGGCCTTGCACGCGGCGTCGATCTGCTTCACGCACCCCGCCGATGGGGAGGTGCGGCAGCTCCGCTGTCCCCTGCCCGCCGATCTGGTGCAGTTCTGGCGCGGGTTACCCTTCGACGTGGTCGCCGACGTCGCGGCGCTGCAGCACCTGCTGATCGAGGAAGCGCTCTAG
- a CDS encoding S9 family peptidase: MKSKTPRPRRCTVPGWFIAARSDRPSVYRSGLPDARSPADRAPIARRSLRGWSCTAGGAMLGRAMQQLPYGRWRSPIDADALASALRLEELRWSDEGTLFWVEARDGRGVLMSTLGGRSPVCELTSAAHDVRGRVGYGGGALAVAADRVVFADRGGQLFSAPAGQALARPLTPPGGSCAAPALSRDGRWLVYVHHDGRDDRLLLVDAAGQQTARPLVSGSDFYLDPVWHPDGQRLAWIEWDHPNMPWQSSRLLLATLASSGEALTVVRRELIAGGPGASVLQPQFSADGRYLGFVSDSSGWSELHLHELSSGVQRQLTHLRHELAPPAWVQGMRHWGFAHDGRSALAAVNDAGFQRVERIDLASGQGTRVPGLEAYTAVSSLVPAPHADALALVAASSRSPPRLLLWRGGDAAVVRPSTGLALAAAALAEAQPLSWQADDGLRVHALLYTPTSAEHHDASGALPPAIIGIHGGPTAQSGATFNARAQYFATRGWVFLELNHRGSSGYGRAYQQALDGRWGVVDVEDTLGAREYLVGAGLADPRRIVVMGGSAGGFTVLETLCTHPARFAAGVCLYGVSDLLALTADTHKFEAHYLDSLVGELPATAARYRQRSPLHHAERIEDALILFQGSEDRVVPPDQSERIAAVLRRRGIPCEYHLYAGEEHGFRQPATLRRFYRDLERFLDQQVLQRRDVGDHVEG; this comes from the coding sequence ATGAAGAGCAAGACGCCGCGCCCGCGGCGCTGCACGGTCCCAGGCTGGTTCATCGCGGCGCGCTCCGACAGGCCCTCAGTCTACCGCAGCGGACTGCCCGATGCCCGCAGCCCCGCCGATCGCGCGCCGATCGCGCGCCGATCGCTCCGGGGTTGGTCGTGCACGGCCGGCGGCGCTATGCTCGGCCGCGCGATGCAACAGCTCCCCTACGGCCGCTGGCGCTCACCGATCGACGCCGACGCGCTGGCCAGTGCGCTACGCCTCGAGGAGCTGCGCTGGAGCGACGAGGGCACGCTCTTCTGGGTCGAGGCGCGCGACGGTCGCGGCGTGTTGATGTCGACGCTCGGCGGGCGGAGCCCAGTCTGCGAGCTGACCAGCGCGGCGCACGACGTGCGCGGCCGTGTCGGCTACGGCGGAGGCGCCCTGGCTGTCGCGGCGGATCGCGTCGTCTTCGCCGATCGCGGCGGGCAGCTCTTCAGCGCACCAGCCGGCCAGGCGCTCGCCCGGCCCCTGACGCCACCGGGAGGGAGCTGCGCCGCTCCCGCGCTCTCGCGCGACGGTCGCTGGCTCGTCTACGTGCACCATGACGGCCGCGACGACCGGCTGCTCTTGGTCGACGCCGCCGGCCAGCAGACAGCGCGTCCGCTGGTCAGCGGATCCGACTTCTATCTGGACCCCGTTTGGCATCCGGATGGGCAACGCCTCGCCTGGATCGAGTGGGACCATCCGAACATGCCGTGGCAGAGCAGCCGCCTGCTGCTCGCCACGCTGGCAAGCAGCGGCGAGGCGCTGACCGTGGTCCGCCGTGAGCTGATCGCCGGCGGGCCGGGCGCCAGCGTGCTGCAGCCCCAGTTCTCAGCCGATGGGCGCTACCTCGGCTTCGTCAGCGACAGCAGCGGCTGGAGCGAGCTGCACCTGCACGAGCTTTCGAGCGGCGTCCAACGCCAACTCACGCACCTCCGCCACGAGCTGGCGCCCCCCGCCTGGGTCCAAGGGATGCGGCATTGGGGCTTCGCCCATGACGGCAGGTCCGCGCTCGCCGCGGTCAATGACGCCGGGTTTCAGCGCGTCGAGCGCATCGACCTGGCGAGCGGCCAGGGCACGCGCGTGCCGGGCCTCGAGGCGTACACCGCCGTGAGCTCCTTGGTACCCGCTCCGCACGCGGACGCCTTGGCCCTGGTGGCAGCGTCGTCGCGCAGCCCGCCGCGCCTTTTGCTCTGGCGCGGGGGGGATGCCGCGGTCGTGCGGCCGAGCACCGGGCTAGCGCTTGCGGCAGCAGCGCTGGCCGAGGCCCAGCCCTTGAGCTGGCAGGCCGACGACGGCCTGCGGGTCCACGCGCTGCTCTACACGCCGACCAGCGCCGAGCACCACGACGCCAGCGGCGCGCTGCCGCCCGCGATCATCGGCATCCACGGCGGCCCGACGGCGCAGAGCGGGGCGACGTTCAATGCGCGCGCGCAGTACTTCGCCACCCGTGGCTGGGTGTTTCTCGAGCTGAACCATCGCGGCAGCAGCGGCTACGGCCGCGCCTATCAGCAGGCGCTCGACGGCCGCTGGGGCGTCGTCGATGTCGAGGACACCCTCGGCGCCCGTGAGTACCTCGTCGGCGCCGGCCTCGCCGATCCGCGGCGGATCGTCGTGATGGGCGGCAGCGCAGGTGGTTTCACCGTGCTGGAGACGCTCTGCACCCACCCTGCCCGCTTCGCCGCCGGCGTCTGCCTCTACGGCGTCTCGGACCTGCTCGCGCTGACCGCCGATACGCATAAGTTCGAGGCGCACTATCTCGACAGCCTGGTCGGCGAGCTGCCGGCGACGGCCGCGCGCTACCGCCAGCGCTCGCCCCTCCACCACGCCGAAAGGATCGAGGACGCGCTGATCCTCTTTCAGGGCAGCGAGGACCGCGTCGTGCCGCCCGATCAATCGGAGCGGATCGCCGCCGTGCTGCGCCGACGCGGCATCCCCTGCGAGTATCACCTCTACGCCGGCGAGGAACATGGCTTCCGTCAGCCCGCGACGCTGCGCCGCTTCTACCGCGACCTAGAGCGCTTCCTCGATCAGCAGGTGCTGCAGCGCCGCGACGTCGGCGACCACGTCGAAGGGTAA
- a CDS encoding TonB family protein has protein sequence MNQPGTVQRRGRGVLLFIGISLLAHLQLVLVLVVAATLNPEGCGEETRQPPAAFEVALVPDSEALSRARLRGLQRSLREQEGREEREARLVEGQVVELPRPRDEQRPERAKYLSEYDSKVAKETRAAPRPPGAARRPSAAASERSAAPRAAQGARSGRPAPRSPRAPRLAMRSAAQPTPPQARAPALSPLQGSGVAPAPPAAASREGPLAVTPAAAATAAPGQPRAPADRAADQGAAATGGLGRLMVSDQEMSRALGGGANDALSDLEQGEETLLNSRRWRYAGFFNRVKQQVAQNWHPDRVYRRRDPTGNVYGFKDRLTVLIVTLDPQGGLRDLKLEQPSGLAFLDEEAMSAFRLAQPFPNPPRGLVDDKSGQISFRFGFLFELTRQPSFRVLRYNGG, from the coding sequence ATGAACCAGCCTGGGACCGTGCAGCGCCGCGGGCGCGGCGTCTTGCTCTTCATCGGCATCTCGCTGCTGGCACATCTGCAGCTGGTGCTGGTGCTCGTGGTCGCCGCGACGCTCAACCCGGAGGGTTGCGGCGAAGAGACTCGCCAGCCACCGGCAGCCTTCGAGGTAGCGTTGGTGCCCGATTCCGAGGCGCTGTCGCGCGCGCGCCTGCGGGGTCTCCAGCGCAGCCTGCGCGAGCAGGAAGGGCGCGAGGAGCGCGAGGCGCGCCTGGTCGAGGGGCAGGTCGTCGAGCTGCCCAGACCGCGCGACGAGCAGCGCCCGGAGCGCGCCAAGTATCTCTCCGAGTACGACAGCAAGGTCGCGAAGGAGACCAGGGCGGCGCCGCGCCCGCCTGGGGCCGCGCGAAGGCCGAGCGCAGCAGCCTCGGAGCGCAGCGCAGCGCCCCGCGCCGCGCAGGGCGCGCGCAGCGGCCGCCCTGCGCCCCGATCACCCAGGGCGCCGCGGCTGGCGATGCGCAGCGCAGCGCAGCCCACGCCGCCGCAGGCGCGGGCCCCGGCGCTTTCCCCCCTGCAGGGCAGCGGCGTCGCGCCCGCCCCGCCTGCGGCGGCGAGCAGGGAGGGCCCGCTTGCCGTGACCCCTGCCGCTGCCGCCACCGCGGCGCCAGGCCAGCCGCGAGCGCCCGCGGATCGCGCGGCCGACCAGGGAGCGGCCGCGACGGGAGGGCTTGGACGCCTGATGGTCAGCGACCAGGAGATGTCGCGTGCGCTCGGGGGAGGCGCCAATGACGCCCTCAGCGATCTGGAGCAGGGCGAAGAGACGCTGCTCAATTCGCGCCGCTGGCGCTACGCGGGCTTCTTCAACCGGGTCAAGCAGCAGGTCGCGCAGAACTGGCATCCCGATCGCGTCTACCGCCGCCGCGACCCCACGGGCAACGTCTACGGCTTCAAGGATCGGTTGACGGTGCTGATCGTGACGCTGGATCCGCAGGGTGGGCTGCGCGACCTCAAGCTCGAGCAGCCCTCGGGCCTGGCGTTTCTCGACGAGGAGGCGATGAGCGCCTTTCGCTTGGCTCAACCCTTTCCGAATCCGCCGCGCGGTCTGGTCGACGACAAGAGCGGCCAGATCAGCTTCCGCTTCGGGTTCCTCTTCGAGCTGACGCGTCAGCCGAGCTTCCGCGTGCTGCGCTACAACGGCGGGTAG
- the gcvPB gene encoding aminomethyl-transferring glycine dehydrogenase subunit GcvPB: protein MSQPLSGLLHHERPIFAYGHPGRSGASLPACDVPAVDLQALWPAALLRDQPPALPEVSEPQVVRHYTRLSQWNMSIDTAMYPLGSCTMKYNPRIADLAAGLPAFADLHPYQPEEQLQGALLLLHELEQMLKALGGFSRVTLQPAAGAHGELCGLMMIRAYHADRGQARRKVLIPDTAHGTNPATCTLNGFTALELPTSAERGVLEPETVRAALDDEVAALMITNPNTLGLFETHIVEIAEMVHRAGGLVYMDGANFNAVMGKFRPGDIGVDAMHFNLHKTFATPHGGGGPGAGPVGVSAALEPFLPIPTVERVGERLRLDYDRPRSIGRLRSFWGNFLVLLRAWVYLREHGAEGLSRVSELAVLNANYLRVQLRALLHVPHPQHCMHEVVASDRDLRPLGLSTVDLAKRLIDYGFHPPTVYFPLVVPGALMVEPTETEAPETLDAFVAALAAIVEEAHSSPDLLRSAPHLAGVGRLDEARAARKPRLRYRPDPDPETP, encoded by the coding sequence ATGAGCCAGCCCCTCAGCGGTCTGCTGCACCACGAGCGACCGATCTTCGCCTATGGCCACCCTGGTCGCAGCGGTGCCTCCCTGCCGGCCTGCGACGTGCCAGCGGTAGACCTGCAGGCCCTTTGGCCCGCGGCGCTGCTGCGGGACCAGCCACCGGCGCTGCCCGAGGTCAGCGAGCCGCAGGTCGTGCGCCATTACACGCGCCTCTCGCAGTGGAACATGAGCATCGATACGGCGATGTATCCGCTCGGCTCGTGCACGATGAAGTACAACCCGCGGATCGCCGACCTCGCCGCCGGTCTGCCCGCCTTCGCCGACCTGCACCCCTACCAGCCCGAGGAACAGCTCCAGGGTGCGCTGCTGCTGCTGCATGAGCTCGAGCAGATGCTCAAGGCGCTCGGCGGGTTTTCGCGCGTGACGCTGCAGCCCGCCGCCGGTGCGCACGGTGAGCTCTGCGGCCTGATGATGATCCGCGCCTACCACGCCGACCGCGGGCAGGCGCGGCGCAAGGTCCTGATCCCCGACACGGCGCACGGCACCAATCCCGCCACCTGCACGCTCAACGGCTTCACGGCGCTGGAGCTCCCCACCTCCGCCGAGCGCGGCGTTCTCGAGCCGGAGACGGTCCGCGCGGCGCTCGACGACGAGGTCGCCGCGCTGATGATCACCAACCCCAACACGCTTGGCCTCTTCGAGACGCATATCGTCGAGATCGCCGAGATGGTCCATCGCGCGGGCGGCCTGGTGTACATGGACGGGGCCAACTTCAACGCGGTGATGGGAAAGTTCCGGCCCGGCGACATCGGCGTCGACGCGATGCACTTCAATCTCCACAAGACCTTCGCCACGCCCCATGGCGGCGGCGGGCCCGGCGCGGGCCCGGTGGGCGTGAGCGCGGCGCTCGAGCCCTTCCTCCCGATCCCCACCGTCGAGCGCGTGGGCGAGCGGCTGCGCCTCGACTACGATCGCCCGCGCTCGATCGGCCGGCTGCGCAGCTTCTGGGGCAATTTCCTCGTGCTGCTGCGCGCCTGGGTCTACTTGCGCGAGCATGGGGCCGAGGGGCTCAGCCGCGTCAGTGAGCTCGCGGTGTTGAACGCCAACTACCTGCGGGTGCAGCTTCGGGCGCTGCTCCACGTGCCGCATCCCCAACACTGCATGCACGAGGTCGTGGCCTCGGACCGCGACCTGCGACCACTCGGGCTGAGCACGGTCGACCTGGCGAAGCGGCTGATCGACTACGGCTTCCATCCCCCCACGGTCTACTTCCCCTTGGTCGTGCCCGGCGCGTTGATGGTCGAACCGACCGAGACCGAGGCGCCCGAGACGCTCGATGCCTTCGTCGCCGCGCTCGCCGCGATCGTCGAGGAGGCGCACAGCAGTCCGGACCTGCTGCGCAGCGCGCCGCACCTGGCCGGCGTGGGTCGGCTCGATGAGGCCCGCGCCGCCCGCAAACCGCGCCTGCGCTATCGGCCCGATCCGGACCCAGAGACGCCCTAG